In one window of Chryseobacterium phocaeense DNA:
- a CDS encoding MFS transporter → MTETSPQQISVKKILPLILATAIFMQMLDSTILNTSLPSIAKDLHESPLNMQNAIISYVLTLAVFMPASGFLADRFGTKKVFIFSLVLFSLGSLFCSMSQNLTHLVISRVIQGVGGSLMTPVGKLALIKTFDKNELLKAMNFAIIPALIGPVLGPLVGGYMVDYLSWHWIFLINIPIGVLGIILGLKYMPNYKSTDVDFDLKGFLIFAAASLLLSISLELFGDMQNISPVLFVFILGFLFLYYYYKHARRGGNPIFPLDLFQVRTFRVGIVGNLATRLGISSVPLLLPLMIQIAYKQSAVTSGWIIAPMALTAIFGKSSVIKILDKYGYRQTLMVNTFIIGTLICLLAIPDIHTNLYWFVPIIAILGFFNSIQFTSMNTISIADLRNFQTSSGNSLISVNQQLAIGFGIAFGLIVLKLFENSSLIEGEIHNAFRYTFLTVGILTIISGFVFRRLHISDGKNMRSKED, encoded by the coding sequence ATGACAGAAACAAGCCCGCAACAGATCTCTGTAAAAAAAATACTTCCACTCATCCTGGCTACTGCTATCTTTATGCAGATGCTGGACTCCACCATCCTGAACACTTCCCTCCCTTCTATTGCAAAGGACCTTCATGAATCTCCGCTCAATATGCAGAATGCAATTATCAGTTACGTTCTCACACTGGCGGTTTTCATGCCTGCGAGCGGTTTTCTGGCAGACCGGTTCGGAACCAAAAAAGTATTTATTTTTTCGCTGGTGCTTTTCAGTTTAGGTTCATTGTTCTGTTCCATGTCTCAAAACCTTACCCACTTGGTCATCTCAAGAGTGATCCAGGGAGTCGGAGGAAGTCTGATGACCCCTGTGGGAAAACTGGCCCTGATCAAAACTTTTGATAAAAATGAGTTGCTGAAAGCCATGAATTTCGCGATCATTCCGGCATTAATAGGCCCTGTACTGGGGCCGCTGGTCGGCGGTTATATGGTAGATTATCTTTCATGGCACTGGATCTTCCTCATTAATATTCCTATCGGGGTTTTAGGAATTATCTTAGGACTAAAATACATGCCGAACTACAAATCTACCGATGTTGACTTTGATTTGAAAGGCTTCCTGATCTTTGCAGCAGCATCACTTCTTTTATCCATCTCCCTGGAACTGTTCGGGGATATGCAGAATATCAGTCCGGTTCTTTTTGTTTTCATTCTCGGCTTTTTATTCCTGTATTATTATTACAAACATGCCAGACGCGGAGGAAATCCTATTTTCCCACTGGACCTGTTTCAGGTAAGGACTTTTCGTGTAGGAATTGTCGGTAATCTGGCTACCCGGCTCGGGATCAGTTCCGTTCCGTTACTACTGCCTTTAATGATCCAGATCGCGTATAAACAATCTGCTGTGACTTCCGGATGGATTATTGCCCCGATGGCGCTCACCGCCATATTCGGAAAATCTTCAGTGATTAAAATCCTGGACAAATACGGCTACAGACAAACCCTGATGGTCAATACCTTTATCATCGGAACCCTGATCTGTCTTCTTGCTATTCCTGATATCCACACCAATTTATATTGGTTTGTCCCGATCATTGCGATCCTGGGCTTCTTCAACTCTATCCAGTTCACCTCTATGAACACTATTTCTATTGCAGACCTCAGGAATTTCCAGACCAGCAGCGGCAACTCACTGATATCAGTCAACCAGCAGCTTGCCATCGGCTTCGGGATCGCTTTCGGATTGATTGTCCTAAAGTTATTTGAAAATTCCAGTCTGATAGAAGGTGAAATCCATAACGCCTTCCGTTATACCTTCCTTACCGTGGGTATTCTGACCATCATATCCGGTTTTGTCTTCAGAAGACTGCATATTTCGGATGGGAAGAATATGAGATCGAAGGAAGATTAG
- a CDS encoding GLPGLI family protein encodes MYKRILFTFFALLHCGFIYSQTYEILYTSSYNGKVLTEQPPVLVWADGKENFILNNNIRQQKSEYPFEITKVEKPSNTIVSYGFLRPGEIISSSDTESVGKQTFELTNETKKILGYTCKKAVTKINSNTIVVWYTNDLKINGGPSVLGQNLGLVLEIERNKDSVITASSVKKVNKTDIDVILKGSIQSTDLPGYKDLLWKSRFTTLKVFDNETINFSQESKSNEIVKKFANGTIILKKIQFPAIKEGENIFVEVKQQSNGDAYDRTGTVFFIPQDKTYSFFNGLEKGVKTLPLYENGNGKQYYGVAATENYSPAVEMMRFFTAFGIRKFNHIQLKGKDWQTISPYRQDITELKPSLSGKELWVGAFIGNYDKGGHTISLEITIHKSDQTVHKNNIVIPLFNTLNIMEMAGQEYSTLFDKDNGLLVEFTLQKDLKNAQLRYLTTGHGGWENGDEFVPKANSIFLDGKMTFSFVPWRSDCGSYRLYNPASGNFPDGLSSSDLSRSNWCPGTVTNPNIIPLGDLKAGKHTIQVKIPQGAPEGTSFSSWNVSGVLIGSL; translated from the coding sequence ATGTATAAAAGAATTCTCTTCACTTTTTTTGCCTTGCTTCACTGTGGCTTTATTTACTCGCAGACTTATGAAATCCTGTACACCAGTTCTTACAACGGAAAAGTTCTTACGGAGCAGCCTCCCGTACTTGTCTGGGCAGACGGAAAAGAGAATTTTATCCTGAACAATAATATTAGACAACAAAAAAGTGAGTATCCGTTTGAAATCACTAAAGTTGAGAAACCTTCCAATACCATTGTTTCTTATGGCTTTCTGAGACCGGGAGAAATTATTTCTTCTTCGGATACGGAATCTGTAGGAAAACAGACTTTTGAATTGACCAATGAAACCAAAAAAATTCTGGGTTACACCTGTAAAAAAGCAGTAACCAAAATCAACTCCAATACCATTGTGGTCTGGTACACCAATGATTTAAAAATAAACGGCGGACCATCAGTTTTGGGACAGAATTTAGGATTGGTCCTGGAAATTGAAAGAAATAAAGACTCAGTTATTACAGCCAGTTCCGTTAAAAAGGTAAACAAAACAGATATTGATGTCATTTTAAAAGGTTCTATCCAGTCTACAGACTTGCCGGGTTACAAAGATCTTCTGTGGAAAAGCCGTTTTACGACCCTGAAAGTTTTTGACAATGAAACCATTAATTTTTCACAGGAATCTAAATCAAATGAAATAGTAAAAAAATTCGCTAACGGGACCATTATTCTTAAAAAAATACAATTCCCGGCTATCAAAGAGGGCGAAAACATTTTTGTAGAAGTGAAACAGCAATCCAACGGTGATGCGTATGACAGAACGGGAACCGTATTCTTTATTCCGCAGGATAAAACCTATTCTTTTTTTAACGGATTGGAAAAAGGCGTTAAAACACTTCCCCTTTATGAAAACGGAAACGGGAAACAGTATTATGGAGTTGCAGCCACTGAAAATTACAGTCCGGCTGTAGAAATGATGCGCTTTTTTACGGCTTTCGGTATCAGGAAATTCAATCATATTCAGCTGAAAGGAAAAGACTGGCAGACCATCAGCCCATACCGACAGGATATTACAGAATTGAAACCCTCTCTTTCCGGAAAGGAGCTCTGGGTAGGCGCTTTCATCGGTAATTACGATAAAGGAGGGCATACAATAAGCCTTGAGATCACCATTCACAAAAGTGACCAGACGGTCCACAAAAATAATATCGTCATTCCTCTTTTTAATACATTGAACATTATGGAAATGGCAGGTCAGGAATATTCTACCCTGTTTGATAAAGACAATGGTCTTCTTGTAGAATTTACCTTACAGAAAGACCTTAAGAATGCCCAGCTGAGATACCTCACTACCGGACACGGAGGCTGGGAAAACGGAGATGAATTTGTTCCTAAGGCAAATTCCATATTCTTAGACGGAAAAATGACCTTTTCTTTTGTTCCATGGAGGTCGGATTGTGGCTCGTACAGACTTTACAACCCTGCGTCTGGTAATTTTCCGGACGGGCTTTCTTCTTCAGACCTCAGCAGATCCAACTGGTGCCCCGGAACGGTTACCAATCCCAATATTATTCCTTTGGGTGATTTGAAAGCCGGCAAGCATACCATACAGGTGAAAATTCCACAGGGGGCTCCGGAAGGAACAAGTTTCAGTTCATGGAACGTTTCAGGTGTACTGATAGGCTCCCTATAA
- a CDS encoding sulfate/molybdate ABC transporter ATP-binding protein, which translates to MLLEIKNLYFSHTKEKPLFQNLNLELEEGRIIALAGESGCGKSTLLNLIYGLLDWESGEIIFNGTKLLGPKGNLVPGEAEMKLVAQNFDLMPYATVAENVGKFISNINLAQKRETVTELLEVVGLQEFAHVLPKYLSGGQQQRVAIARALSILPKLLVLDEPFSNLDFSRKIELRERLFRYVKQHRISLIISTHELQEIMPWLDQIVILQDGRLIQNDSPEETYKKPYNSYVARLFGEVNIFSEEEISDFQLNKFSYYPKEIKISDQGIEAELLESRFAGSHYWNKISLKGKELVVYTEEKMEGNIKVAFE; encoded by the coding sequence ATGCTATTAGAAATAAAGAATTTATATTTTTCCCATACCAAAGAAAAACCGCTGTTCCAGAACCTCAATCTGGAGCTTGAAGAAGGCAGGATCATTGCACTGGCCGGAGAAAGCGGATGCGGAAAATCTACTTTGCTCAATCTTATTTATGGACTTCTGGACTGGGAAAGCGGTGAAATTATTTTTAATGGAACAAAACTTTTGGGTCCTAAAGGAAATCTTGTTCCCGGAGAAGCAGAAATGAAGCTTGTGGCTCAGAATTTTGATCTGATGCCTTACGCCACCGTTGCAGAGAATGTAGGAAAGTTCATTTCCAATATCAATTTAGCTCAAAAAAGAGAAACTGTAACTGAACTTCTGGAAGTAGTGGGACTTCAGGAATTTGCCCATGTCCTCCCCAAATACTTAAGCGGCGGCCAGCAACAGAGGGTAGCCATAGCCAGAGCCCTTTCCATATTACCGAAACTGCTGGTACTGGATGAACCTTTCAGCAACCTGGATTTTTCGAGAAAAATAGAACTCAGGGAAAGATTGTTCAGGTACGTGAAACAGCACCGGATCTCCCTGATTATTTCCACCCATGAACTTCAGGAAATTATGCCATGGCTTGACCAGATTGTTATCCTTCAGGATGGAAGACTCATTCAAAACGACAGCCCGGAGGAAACTTACAAAAAACCATACAATTCTTATGTCGCCAGGCTTTTTGGCGAAGTCAATATTTTCAGTGAAGAGGAAATCTCAGATTTTCAGCTTAATAAATTTTCCTATTATCCCAAAGAAATCAAAATTTCAGACCAGGGCATTGAAGCAGAACTTCTGGAAAGCAGATTTGCCGGCAGCCACTACTGGAACAAAATCTCTTTGAAGGGAAAGGAACTCGTTGTGTATACGGAGGAGAAGATGGAGGGGAATATTAAAGTAGCTTTTGAGTAA
- a CDS encoding NAD(P)/FAD-dependent oxidoreductase — protein MITTDILIIGAGPTGLFAVFEAGLLKMKCHIIDALPQPGGQLAELYPKKPIFDIPGYPSVNAGELVDNLMEQIKQFQPGFTLGETAVSYTKIDDEWFEVITNKGTVHRCKAIAIAGGLGTFEPRKPTFENVADYEEKGLEYFVKEPEHFRNKKVVIAGGGDSALDWSIFLSNVASEVTLIHRRNEFRGALDSVEKVQDLKNEGKIKLITPAEVTGIKGDGKVEAITVEIEGQEAFDIETDYFIPLFGLTPKLGEIGNWGLNIEKNAIVVNNALDYQTNIDGIYAIGDINTYPGKLKLILCGFHEATLMCQSVYNRLNPGKKFVLKYTTVSGVDGFDGSRKEAEKAVVKKID, from the coding sequence ATGATAACCACTGATATATTGATCATAGGAGCCGGACCTACCGGGCTTTTTGCTGTTTTTGAAGCAGGTTTATTAAAAATGAAGTGTCATATTATTGACGCACTTCCACAGCCGGGAGGACAGCTAGCAGAGCTTTATCCTAAGAAACCTATTTTCGATATTCCGGGATATCCTTCTGTGAATGCAGGAGAACTGGTGGATAATTTAATGGAGCAGATCAAGCAATTCCAGCCGGGATTCACATTAGGGGAAACGGCGGTTTCTTATACCAAGATAGACGATGAGTGGTTTGAAGTGATCACCAATAAAGGAACAGTTCACAGATGTAAAGCCATTGCTATTGCCGGTGGATTGGGAACTTTTGAGCCGAGAAAACCTACTTTTGAAAACGTGGCGGATTATGAAGAAAAAGGTCTTGAATATTTCGTTAAAGAGCCTGAACATTTCAGAAATAAAAAAGTAGTTATTGCCGGAGGAGGAGATTCAGCGCTGGACTGGAGTATTTTCCTTTCTAATGTGGCCAGTGAAGTAACCCTGATTCACAGAAGAAATGAATTCAGAGGAGCTTTGGATTCTGTAGAGAAAGTACAGGATCTTAAAAACGAAGGTAAAATCAAATTAATTACCCCTGCAGAAGTTACCGGTATCAAAGGAGATGGAAAAGTAGAAGCCATCACCGTAGAAATTGAAGGACAGGAAGCTTTTGATATTGAAACAGATTATTTCATTCCTCTATTCGGTTTAACTCCAAAATTGGGTGAGATCGGAAACTGGGGCTTGAATATCGAGAAAAACGCAATCGTAGTGAACAATGCCCTGGATTATCAGACCAACATTGACGGAATCTACGCTATCGGAGATATCAATACGTATCCTGGAAAATTAAAGCTGATCCTTTGTGGTTTCCACGAAGCAACATTGATGTGTCAGAGTGTTTACAACAGACTGAATCCAGGTAAGAAATTTGTACTAAAATATACGACAGTAAGCGGTGTAGACGGATTTGACGGAAGCCGTAAAGAAGCAGAAAAGGCAGTTGTGAAAAAAATTGACTAA
- the asnB gene encoding asparagine synthase B has translation MCGIVCLFDAKQKTEILRPQVLEMSKKIRHRGPDWSGVFQDDNVVFSHERLAIVDPTSGKQPLFTKDEKIVLAVNGEIYNHRELKEEFPDFEFQTQSDCEVILALYRKYGKDFIEKLNGIFAFALYDIEKGAYLIARDHMGICPLYQGWDKNGNYYVASELKALEGICKTIETFLPGHFIYSQDGPELQQWYKRDWESFDHVKDNETDISKIRKGLEDAVHRQLMSDVPYGVLLSGGLDSSVISAVTAKFARQRIESGDTQEAWYPRLHSFAVGLVGSPDLAAARKAADHIGSVHHEVNFTVQEGLDAVRDVIYHLETYDVTTIRASTPMYLLARVIKSMGIKMVLSGEGSDELFGGYLYFHKAPNAKEFHDETVRKLSKLHLYDCLRANKALMSWGIEGRVPFLDKEFMDIAMNVNPQDKMIDAAEGKIEKWVLRKAFEDILPESIVWRQKEQFSDGVGYSWIDTLKEVAEKEVTDEMMANARFRFPLNTPQNKEEYRYRTIFEEHFPSETAAATVPSVPSVACSTPIALEWDEAFKKMNDPSGRAVKVHETSYGVGEF, from the coding sequence ATGTGTGGAATTGTATGCTTGTTTGATGCCAAACAAAAGACCGAAATCCTGAGACCTCAGGTTCTTGAAATGTCAAAAAAAATCCGTCACCGCGGCCCGGACTGGAGCGGGGTTTTTCAGGATGACAACGTTGTATTTTCTCATGAAAGGCTTGCTATCGTAGATCCTACTTCAGGAAAGCAGCCATTATTTACCAAAGACGAAAAAATAGTTTTGGCAGTGAATGGTGAAATCTATAACCACAGAGAATTAAAAGAAGAGTTCCCGGATTTCGAATTCCAGACCCAGTCGGATTGTGAAGTGATCCTTGCATTATATAGAAAATACGGAAAAGATTTTATTGAAAAGCTGAACGGTATTTTCGCTTTTGCCCTTTATGACATAGAAAAAGGAGCTTACCTCATCGCCCGTGACCATATGGGAATCTGCCCTCTGTATCAGGGATGGGACAAAAACGGAAACTATTATGTAGCTTCCGAACTGAAAGCCCTGGAAGGCATCTGCAAAACCATTGAAACTTTCCTTCCCGGACATTTTATATACAGCCAGGACGGACCTGAACTTCAACAATGGTACAAAAGAGACTGGGAAAGTTTCGACCATGTAAAGGATAATGAAACCGATATTTCCAAAATAAGAAAAGGTCTTGAAGATGCAGTTCACAGACAGCTGATGAGCGATGTTCCTTACGGCGTGCTTCTTTCCGGAGGGCTGGATTCATCCGTGATCTCCGCCGTTACTGCAAAATTTGCAAGACAGAGAATTGAAAGCGGAGACACCCAGGAAGCCTGGTATCCGAGACTTCACAGCTTCGCAGTAGGATTGGTGGGCTCACCTGACCTGGCCGCAGCAAGAAAAGCGGCAGACCATATCGGATCTGTACATCATGAAGTTAATTTTACCGTTCAGGAAGGACTCGATGCAGTACGGGATGTAATTTACCACCTTGAAACCTATGATGTAACCACAATCCGAGCTTCCACCCCGATGTATCTTTTGGCAAGGGTAATTAAATCCATGGGAATTAAAATGGTGCTGTCCGGAGAAGGTTCGGATGAACTGTTCGGTGGCTATCTGTATTTCCACAAAGCTCCCAATGCTAAAGAATTCCACGATGAAACGGTAAGAAAACTGAGCAAATTACATCTTTATGACTGTCTGAGAGCCAACAAGGCACTGATGAGCTGGGGAATTGAAGGCAGGGTTCCTTTCCTTGATAAAGAATTCATGGATATTGCCATGAACGTTAACCCACAGGACAAAATGATTGATGCAGCAGAAGGGAAAATAGAAAAATGGGTCTTACGAAAAGCTTTTGAGGATATCCTTCCGGAATCCATCGTCTGGAGACAGAAGGAACAGTTCTCAGACGGCGTAGGCTATTCCTGGATCGACACTTTAAAAGAGGTAGCTGAAAAAGAAGTTACTGACGAAATGATGGCTAATGCAAGATTCAGGTTCCCGCTTAACACTCCTCAAAACAAAGAGGAATACCGCTACAGAACCATCTTTGAAGAGCATTTCCCAAGCGAAACTGCCGCCGCAACGGTTCCATCGGTTCCTTCTGTGGCCTGTTCCACTCCTATTGCTTTGGAATGGGACGAAGCTTTCAAAAAGATGAATGACCCGAGCGGAAGAGCAGTGAAAGTGCATGAGACGAGCTATGGAGTTGGAGAGTTTTAG
- the pheS gene encoding phenylalanine--tRNA ligase subunit alpha produces MIEKIEELLTEVNSFNATSKEEIENFRIKYNGKKGVLNDFFEKFKEVPNDQKKEFGQKINSLKQAVAGKLEDLKEASQSAVITEKEDLTRPAFPLDLGSRHPINLVKNRIIEIFKSIGFAVADGPEIEDDWHNFTALNLPEYHPARDMQDTFFIEQNPDILLRTHTSSVQIRYMEENQPPIRILSPGRVFRNEAISSRSHCIFHQIEGLYIDENVSFADLKQTIQFFTTELFGKSKIRMRPSYFPFTEPSAEIDVYWGLNSETDYRITKGTGWLEIMGCGMVDPAVLKNVNIDSEKYSGYAFGMGIERITMLLYQMSDIRMFFENDIRTLEQFKTL; encoded by the coding sequence ATGATAGAAAAGATAGAAGAACTACTTACCGAAGTAAACAGCTTCAATGCTACGTCTAAAGAGGAAATTGAAAACTTCAGGATTAAATATAATGGTAAAAAAGGGGTTCTGAACGATTTTTTTGAAAAATTTAAAGAAGTTCCAAACGACCAGAAAAAAGAATTCGGGCAGAAGATCAATTCTTTAAAACAAGCCGTTGCCGGAAAACTGGAAGATCTTAAAGAGGCTTCCCAATCTGCTGTGATCACAGAAAAGGAAGATCTTACAAGACCTGCTTTCCCATTGGATCTTGGGTCGAGACACCCGATCAATCTGGTAAAAAACAGGATTATCGAGATTTTCAAGTCCATCGGTTTTGCAGTTGCAGACGGTCCTGAAATAGAGGACGACTGGCACAACTTTACCGCGCTAAATCTTCCGGAATACCATCCGGCAAGAGATATGCAGGATACTTTCTTCATTGAGCAGAATCCGGACATCCTTTTAAGAACCCATACGTCTTCCGTACAGATCCGTTATATGGAAGAAAATCAGCCGCCCATCAGAATTCTTTCTCCGGGAAGAGTATTCAGAAATGAGGCTATTTCTTCACGTTCGCACTGTATTTTCCATCAGATTGAAGGGCTTTATATTGATGAAAATGTAAGCTTTGCAGACCTGAAGCAGACCATTCAGTTCTTTACAACTGAGCTTTTCGGAAAATCGAAGATCAGAATGAGACCGTCTTATTTCCCTTTTACAGAGCCAAGTGCTGAGATTGATGTATATTGGGGATTGAACTCGGAAACAGACTACAGAATTACCAAAGGAACAGGCTGGCTGGAGATCATGGGATGTGGTATGGTAGATCCTGCCGTTCTGAAAAATGTGAATATCGATTCTGAAAAATATTCAGGATATGCATTCGGAATGGGGATTGAAAGAATTACCATGCTTCTGTACCAGATGAGCGATATCAGAATGTTCTTTGAAAATGATATCAGAACACTTGAACAGTTTAAAACACTATAA
- a CDS encoding YceI family protein codes for MKKKLFSLAIPALFVAAVMVSCKKDKPVTSESNEVTTTKDGNQYTVDTLNSKVEWKGYKIFKSESTSHFGTITFESGDVTVKDGKLESGKFVADMNSLTSVDLKDDKDQLEKLNGHLKSGDFFEVEKFPTASFEITKVAPATEGDYNTLLDGNLTIKGISKPVQFKANVSVKDGEVSVATEPKDIKREEFGVKFQAPAENGVIKDEVTLQINVKALEKK; via the coding sequence ATGAAAAAAAAGCTGTTTTCACTGGCTATTCCTGCTTTATTTGTGGCAGCTGTAATGGTTTCCTGTAAAAAAGACAAACCGGTTACCAGCGAAAGCAATGAAGTAACCACTACAAAGGATGGGAATCAGTATACAGTGGATACCTTAAACAGTAAAGTGGAGTGGAAGGGATATAAAATATTCAAGTCTGAAAGTACAAGCCATTTCGGAACCATTACTTTTGAAAGTGGTGATGTAACGGTAAAAGACGGAAAACTTGAAAGCGGGAAATTTGTTGCTGATATGAATTCATTAACCTCTGTGGACCTGAAGGATGATAAAGATCAGCTGGAAAAGCTGAACGGACATCTTAAAAGCGGAGACTTCTTTGAAGTGGAAAAATTCCCCACAGCTTCTTTTGAGATTACAAAAGTGGCACCTGCTACAGAAGGCGATTACAATACCCTTCTTGATGGAAATTTAACCATTAAGGGGATTTCAAAACCGGTTCAGTTTAAGGCCAATGTTTCCGTGAAAGACGGAGAAGTAAGTGTGGCTACCGAACCTAAGGATATTAAAAGAGAAGAGTTTGGCGTAAAATTCCAGGCTCCTGCTGAAAACGGAGTGATCAAGGATGAGGTAACCCTTCAGATCAACGTTAAAGCTTTGGAAAAGAAATAA
- a CDS encoding zinc ribbon domain-containing protein YjdM: protein MSDTVLCPKCGSEFTYPSDNMMTCSQCFYEWSPEESVAESANEGKILDSNGNELQDGDSVVVIKDLPVKGAPKPVKAGTKVKNIRLRPDSDHNIDCKIDGFGSMALKSEFVKKA, encoded by the coding sequence ATGAGTGATACTGTACTTTGTCCGAAATGTGGCTCTGAATTTACTTACCCAAGTGATAACATGATGACCTGTTCGCAATGTTTCTATGAGTGGAGTCCTGAGGAATCGGTTGCTGAATCTGCTAATGAAGGAAAAATACTGGATTCAAACGGAAATGAGCTTCAGGATGGAGATTCTGTAGTAGTCATTAAAGATCTTCCCGTAAAAGGAGCACCTAAGCCGGTAAAGGCCGGAACTAAAGTTAAAAATATTCGTCTTAGACCGGACAGTGATCATAATATCGACTGTAAAATTGATGGTTTCGGGTCTATGGCACTTAAATCAGAATTCGTTAAGAAAGCATAA
- a CDS encoding RsmB/NOP family class I SAM-dependent RNA methyltransferase: MELIHRNLAIGIHDALQETFFEKNKYADKVIERLLKAHKKWGSQDRAVVSEIFYNIIRWRKRLEYYMGEGVKPNNIYKLIIAYLLWSKTNYKKFEEFDGIKIADILTKLKKNTVPTKAIEHSIPEWLAETLEKELGANWEKEMRALNEQAPTVLRANTLKTSTKELISDLSDENVVAYTVRNYPDAVQLEEKKNVFLTTAFKEGLFEVQDASSQKIGYFLDVKEGQRVVDACAGAGGKTLHLAALMGNKGQIVALDIFEWKLAELKRRAKRAGAHNIETRMISDNKVIKRLYDKADRLLIDAPCSGLGVLKRNPDSKWKIDQDFIDRIKKEQQQILQDYSKMLKVSGKMVYATCSILPSENNLQVEEFLKNNPNFKLIKDDKVMPSQGYDGFYMALIERVS, from the coding sequence ATGGAACTTATTCACAGAAACTTAGCAATCGGAATTCACGATGCTTTACAGGAAACATTTTTCGAGAAAAACAAATACGCCGACAAGGTGATCGAAAGGCTATTAAAAGCTCACAAAAAATGGGGAAGCCAGGACAGAGCCGTTGTTTCTGAGATTTTCTATAATATCATCCGCTGGAGAAAACGTCTTGAATATTATATGGGAGAAGGCGTAAAACCCAATAATATTTATAAACTGATTATTGCATACCTGCTTTGGAGTAAGACCAATTATAAAAAGTTTGAAGAATTCGACGGAATTAAAATCGCGGATATTCTGACCAAGCTTAAAAAAAATACAGTTCCTACAAAAGCTATAGAACATTCTATTCCTGAATGGCTGGCTGAAACTCTGGAAAAAGAGTTGGGTGCCAACTGGGAAAAGGAAATGAGGGCTTTAAATGAGCAAGCACCAACCGTTCTTAGAGCCAACACGCTGAAAACTTCTACCAAAGAACTGATCTCTGATCTTTCAGATGAAAATGTTGTGGCGTACACGGTAAGAAATTATCCTGATGCGGTACAGCTTGAGGAAAAAAAGAATGTATTTCTTACCACAGCTTTTAAAGAGGGATTGTTTGAAGTTCAGGACGCTTCTTCACAAAAGATCGGGTACTTCCTTGATGTGAAAGAGGGACAGCGTGTTGTGGATGCGTGTGCAGGTGCAGGTGGAAAGACACTTCACCTGGCTGCACTGATGGGAAATAAAGGCCAGATCGTGGCATTAGATATCTTTGAATGGAAACTTGCCGAACTGAAGCGCCGTGCAAAAAGAGCCGGAGCACACAATATTGAAACCCGTATGATTTCTGACAATAAGGTAATCAAGCGTCTTTATGATAAAGCAGACCGTCTTCTTATTGATGCACCGTGTTCAGGGCTTGGAGTTCTGAAAAGAAACCCGGACAGTAAATGGAAAATTGATCAGGATTTTATTGACAGAATCAAAAAAGAACAGCAGCAGATCCTTCAGGATTATTCCAAAATGCTTAAAGTAAGCGGAAAAATGGTGTATGCTACCTGTTCTATACTGCCTTCTGAGAATAATTTACAGGTAGAGGAATTCCTGAAAAACAATCCGAACTTTAAACTGATTAAGGATGACAAAGTAATGCCAAGCCAGGGTTATGATGGATTCTATATGGCTCTGATTGAAAGAGTTTCTTAA
- a CDS encoding DUF3108 domain-containing protein: MKKILSLFAILMFLFGHAQIDNIADGESITFRIHYGILNAGTANLTTKKVNYMGAPHFYVKGTGQTTGAVKAFFKVEDLYESFINTDTGLPSFYVRNVREGSYRQHFETVFNHDNHTLILTDKKTPANGSKVLKSVKGVQDMLSCFYYLRSKSTSELKVGTVINMNVWIDDEMFPFQLKVTGTEDLKTKFGTINCLKIIPSVKSGRVFKEKEGVTMWVTNDANHIPMLLKAELAVGSLKASIDGYKNVKYPLKYLK, from the coding sequence ATGAAGAAAATTTTAAGTCTTTTTGCAATATTAATGTTCCTGTTCGGTCATGCTCAGATTGATAATATTGCTGACGGTGAGTCTATTACCTTCAGAATCCACTACGGAATTCTGAATGCCGGAACCGCCAATCTTACCACAAAGAAAGTAAACTATATGGGGGCTCCCCACTTTTATGTGAAAGGTACGGGGCAGACTACCGGGGCCGTAAAGGCCTTTTTTAAAGTGGAAGATCTGTATGAAAGCTTTATCAATACGGATACCGGGCTTCCGAGCTTCTACGTTAGAAATGTGCGGGAAGGAAGCTACCGCCAGCATTTTGAAACCGTTTTCAACCACGATAACCATACCCTGATCTTAACGGATAAAAAGACTCCTGCCAATGGCTCAAAGGTCCTAAAATCCGTAAAAGGAGTCCAGGATATGCTTTCCTGTTTTTATTATCTCAGAAGTAAAAGCACCAGCGAGCTGAAAGTAGGAACTGTGATCAATATGAACGTATGGATTGACGATGAAATGTTTCCATTCCAGCTGAAAGTGACAGGAACTGAGGATTTAAAAACAAAATTCGGGACCATCAACTGTTTAAAAATCATTCCATCGGTAAAAAGCGGAAGAGTTTTCAAAGAAAAAGAAGGGGTGACGATGTGGGTGACCAATGATGCCAACCATATCCCAATGCTTCTGAAAGCCGAACTGGCAGTGGGCTCTCTGAAAGCTAGCATCGATGGATACAAAAATGTAAAATACCCATTAAAATATCTTAAATAA